A DNA window from Leishmania panamensis strain MHOM/PA/94/PSC-1 chromosome 27 sequence contains the following coding sequences:
- a CDS encoding hypothetical protein (TriTrypDB/GeneDB-style sysID: LpmP.27.2510), producing the protein MMLRCNISHQVPTHPVVSVRSGLVFEHSLVEKYVDEHGRCPITGDPLCKEDLIAAHGAAPDVSIAASGNLGAASVPTLLERLQVEWEGVALEQFSLRQQVTQLQLELAHALQQYDAACRVIARLSKELDSHRGGKAMAAEEADQGAAAVMVPAAVLRCVDATEAAERQGRKQRKASAAASSAAALPLQLTEEAQWVAASSPSASASSARSALRVAAAADDSSSAVFVSALTGDHAIVRYSPNGISEEARGVGHTAAVHTLASQLGGVLLSAAEDQTVRVWSTKGAGLTVMHTLRYASGVAAMSQRTVGGAYVLCGAADGVLTLSDLESGAHVVVTAPLTRDAASPTLTCVELHPYSSLAAVAFQRTELQLWDTREMRADTSISHVRGAAAHTHICSATFGADCVSLAAGLTDGSVCVWDLRQVLAPVAVLPPSPDTVPATVRYAPDGRSLVVGGHGVALYDCSLLSASSTSVEAIATAGLKAGAVSDVCWTTSGADVLCGTVDGVVRLYSTAASTA; encoded by the coding sequence ATGATGCTGCGCTGCAACATCTCCCACCAAGTGCCGACGCACCCGGTGGTGTCCGTCAGGTCGGGGCTCGTCTTTGAGCACAGCCTCGTCGAGAAGTACGTTGACGAGCATGGCCGCTGCCCCATCACGGGGGATCCGCTGTGCAAGGAAGACCTCATTGCCGctcacggcgctgctccagATGTGTCCATTGCGGCCAGTGGCAACCTCGGGGCTGCCTCCGTCCCTACGCTCCTGGAGCGTCTCCAGgtggagtgggagggggttgCGTTGGAGCAGTTCAGCCTTCGGCAGCAGGTAACGCAGCTTCAGCTGGAGCTGgcacacgcgctgcagcagtacgaCGCCGCCTGCAGGGTGATTGCGCGACTCAGCAAGGAGCTTGATTCCCACCGTGGAGGCAAAGCCAtggctgccgaggaggctgaccagggcgctgctgcggtgatggtgccggcggcggtgcttcGATGCGTGGACGCTACCGAAGCGGCAGAACGTCAGGGGCGTAAGCAGCGCAAGgcatcggcagcagcgagctcgGCGGCAGCCCTACCGTTGCAGCTaacggaggaggcgcagtgggtggccgcgtcgtcgccatcgGCGTCCGCATCCTCTGCGCGCTCGGCCCTGCgcgttgcggcggcggcagacgACAGCAGCTCGGCGGTCTTCGTCAGCGCCCTCACGGGCGATCACGCGATTGTGCGGTACAGTCCTAACGGCAtcagcgaggaggcgcgtgGAGTGGGTCACACTGCCGCCGTGCACACGCTGGCGAGTCAGCTGGGCGGTGTCCTGCTCTCCGCCGCGGAGGATCAGACGGTTCGCGTGTGGTCGACGAAGGGTGCTGGGCTGACGGTCATGCACACGCTGCGGTACGCGAGCGGGGTGGCTGCGATGAGCCAGCGGACGGTGGGCGGAGCCTACGTGCTCTGCGGTGCCGCTGATGGTGTCCTTACCCTCTCCGACCTGGAGAGCGGTGCGCACGTCGTGGTGACGGCACCGCTGACGCGCGACGCAGCGTCGCCGACGCTGACGTGTGTGGAGCTGCACCCGTACAGCTCTCTTGCGGCCGTGGCTTTCCAACGGACTGAGCTGCAGCTCTGGGATACACGCGAGATGCGTGCCGACACCTCCATCTCTCATgtgcgaggcgctgctgcgcacacgcacatctgCAGCGCCACATTTGGCGCCGACTGTGTGTCCCTCGCGGCTGGCCTTACGGATGgctcggtgtgcgtgtgggacCTTCGCCAGGTGTTGGCCCCCgtagcggtgctgccgcccaGCCCCGACACCGTCCCAGCCACGGTGCGCTACGCCCCAGACGGACGCTCTCTCGTAGTTGGCGGACACGGCGTGGCGTTGTACGACTGCTCACTCCTGTCGGCCTCGTCCACTTCGGTGGAGGCCATTGCGACGGCAGGACTTAAGGCGGGCGCCGTGAGTGACGTGTGCTGGACGACGAGCGGCGCCGACGTACTGTGCGGCACTGTGGACGGCGTCGTCCGCCTGTACTCCACCGCAGCCAGCACAGCGTAG
- a CDS encoding tubulin-tyrosine ligase-like protein (TriTrypDB/GeneDB-style sysID: LpmP.27.2520), which produces MPRPPFSPSFISLSHSHSPLCTLRAAKALTRCVLHALVAWLQRVRMETLTTTTAATPTAAAAAAGSYFLGSSTFSVYEEMARQLHEEGWRRKREAAIATADFILGDRFHIPYALLRGERMALSSRFSGTRWVNYFEGSHRLTLKAAMVQLMKEADTRWATWLPESYAIGGDQLKRVDERRALLEALTVEGDGDAVWIVKPSSGAKGQRIVLLRASAVPEWLEQLPISGRTMYVVQRYVDRPLLLSHGRKFDIRVWALLMSPYSIYAYTQASCRTASVPYDLADITNIHAHLTNHCLQEGAEHFGDYEEGNEMWLPQLQAYFTSIGKSPDLLETRVLPAVMDLLVRTLLAVMPAIAVPAAEAYKCFQLFGYDVILTEEAEVKLLEINGSPGVAERILVPLVRSMRGLFDAGPTDRAGSTTAVYDADDTGHEKCCESGSSNSTGGNFSPMDASNSPPEGHGTSRVSSAEAPVARVMQNWRLEDEGFVLLWRCGDAVPPGLVGVYSQSH; this is translated from the coding sequence ATGCCGcgtcctcctttctctccttccttcatctcgctctctcactctcaTTCGCCACTCTGCACGCTGCGCGCAGCCAAAGCGCTCACTCGTTGCGTACTTCACGCTCTCGTGgcgtggctgcagcgcgtgcgaATGGAGaccctcaccaccactacgGCTGCCACTCccactgccgcggccgcagctgcggggaGTTACTTTTTGGGCTCCTCCACCTTTTCCGTCTACGAGGAGATggcgcgccagctgcacgAGGAGGGCTGGCGGCGCAAGCGAGAGGCAGCGATCGCCACGGCAGACTTCATCCTGGGTGATCGCTTCCACATTCCCTATGCCCTTCTTCGTGGCGAGCGGATGGCGCTGTCGTCTCGATTTAGCGGGACACGGTGGGTGAACTACTTCGAGGGCTCGCATCGCCTGACGCTCAAGGCGGCGATGGTACAGCTGATGAAGGAGGCCGACACGCGCTGGGCCACGTGGCTGCCGGAGTCCTATGCGATCGGCGGGGACCAGCTAAAGAGGGTGGATGAGCGGCGGGCGCTGCTGGAAGCGCTCACGGTCGAAGGAGACGGTGATGCGGTGTGGATCGTGAAGCCAAGCAGCGGGGCGAAGGGCCAGCGCATTGTGCTGCTCCGCGCCTCCGCAGTGCCGGAGtggctggagcagctgcccaTATCTGGCAGAACCATGTACGTTGTGCAGCGCTACGTCGATCGTCCGCTGCTACTCAGTCACGGCCGCAAGTTTGACATTCGCGTTTgggcgctgctgatgagtCCCTACAGCATCTACGCCTACACCCAGGCCAGTTGCCGCACCGCGAGCGTGCCGTACGACCTGGCTGACATCACCAACATCCACGCCCACCTCACGAACCACTGCCTGCAGGAGGGTGCAGAGCATTTTGGCGATTACGAGGAAGGGAATGAGAtgtggctgccgcagctgcaggcctACTTCACTTCTATCGGCAAGTCACCAGATCTTCTAGAGACCCGCGTGCTGCCCGCCGTCATGGATCTCCTCGTGCGCACGCTCCTTGCGGTAATGCCAGCGATAGCCGTTCCTGCCGCAGAGGCGTACAAGTGCTTCCAACTTTTCGGCTACGACGTGATTctcacggaggaggcggaggtaaAGCTGCTGGAGATCAACGGCTCTCCCGGCGTCGCGGAGCGCATCCTTGTTCCACTGGTACGCAGCATGCGAGGGCTATTCGACGCAGGGCCAACAGATAGGGCAGGGTCGACAACGGCCGTCTACGACGCCGACGACACAGGCCATGAGAAGTGCTGCGAGAGCGGTAGCAGTAACAGCACTGGCGGTAACTTCAGTCCGATGGATGCATCCAACAGCCCCCCAGAGGGACACGGCACTTCGCGTGTTTCCTCAGCAGAGGCGCCAGTCGCACGGGTTATGCAGAATTGGCGTCTGGAAGACGAGGGCTTCGTGCTGCTATGGCGTTGCGGCGATGCAGTGCCACCTGGCTTGGTGGGCGTGTACTCGCAGTCCCACTAA
- a CDS encoding hypothetical protein (TriTrypDB/GeneDB-style sysID: LpmP.27.2530), whose product MPTKRVVAKRSAEVPLHCTDADGPSLIQHTAVTAVANDGITLTAAAVEEAAPKVIMSKAQRRKLKKTPIVVTAEMKEQAREETRELRKHLRMLKSNGARRKVAKLCKKRSREYNIDEEAVNAFDTDYRPHKKGRRLE is encoded by the coding sequence ATGCCAACAAAGCGCGTTGTTGCGAAGCGATCGGCTGAGGTGCCACTTCACTGCACTGACGCCGATGGGCCGTCGCTCATACAGCACACCGCTGTCACCGCTGTCGCCAATGACGGCATCACCCtgactgcggcagcagtggaggaggcggcaccgAAGGTGATTATGTCAAAAGCTCAGCGGCGCAAGCTGAAGAAGACGCCGATAGTGGTGACAGCGGAGATGAAGGAGCAGGCGCGAGAGGAGACCCGGGAGTTGCGCAAGCACCTCCGTATGCTCAAGTCTAACGGCGCGCGGCGAAAGGTGGCGAAGCTCTGCAAGAAGCGCTCGCGCGAGTACAACATCGACGAGGAGGCTGTCAACGCCTTCGACACGGACTACCGCCCCCATAAGAAGGGACGCCGACTCGAGTGA